In a single window of the Oculatellaceae cyanobacterium genome:
- a CDS encoding DUF2834 domain-containing protein, whose translation MSRKIGLGLLWVGLAVYAFFIAPPDQLNTFELIKNLIAGNWQGINPIVVSLFNLLGIVPMIYACLLFIDGRQQKIPAWPFITFSFGVGAFSLLPYLALREPNTEFTGNKDLLLKIVDSRACGVFISLASIALIAYGLIGGNWQDYIYQFQTSRFIHVMSIDFCVLCFLFPSILGDDMARRGLNNPQIFWAVSLIPLFGALAYLCLRPPLPNPGKEVLTNQPSSASST comes from the coding sequence ATGAGCAGAAAAATAGGATTGGGGTTGTTATGGGTGGGGTTGGCAGTTTATGCCTTTTTTATTGCTCCTCCCGATCAACTAAACACCTTTGAACTGATTAAAAATTTGATTGCTGGCAATTGGCAAGGTATTAATCCCATAGTTGTAAGTTTATTCAACCTTCTAGGGATTGTGCCAATGATCTACGCTTGTCTACTATTTATTGATGGTAGGCAACAAAAGATCCCTGCTTGGCCATTTATCACATTCTCTTTTGGAGTAGGTGCATTTAGTTTGTTGCCCTATCTAGCACTACGAGAACCTAATACTGAATTTACTGGAAATAAAGATTTACTCTTAAAAATTGTTGATTCTCGTGCTTGTGGAGTTTTTATCTCTTTAGCCAGTATTGCTTTAATAGCATACGGTTTAATTGGTGGCAATTGGCAAGATTATATTTACCAGTTCCAAACCTCCCGCTTTATCCATGTTATGAGCATTGATTTTTGCGTTCTGTGTTTTTTGTTTCCCTCTATTTTAGGAGATGACATGGCACGACGCGGGCTTAATAATCCCCAAATTTTTTGGGCAGTATCATTAATTCCCTTATTCGGCGCATTAGCTTATCTCTGCTTGCGTCCCCCTCTACCAAACCCAGGTAAAGAAGTATTAACAAATCAGCCCTCATCAGCTAGCTCTACCTAA
- a CDS encoding DUF3352 domain-containing protein: protein MKLRLFFSALIAGVLVLLLLGAGGFYWLISNSPLNLLKGSATSNPTAAIFVPKQAPVMVSLLVNPERLEAFSQVVAPVTQRRRSRAELNQIKESLLAGTDLEYYRDIHPWLGDEITWALTNPDIDRNRDNGLQPGYLLAVTTKNAERSREFLELFWQKQTVAGANLVFEQYKGVKLIYSNQPPLVSGKAKSLTNLTTAVVGDRFVLFGNHPKVLRDAINNVQVANLNDSSQYQQALEKLSDQKIGLTFVNLPAVKAGLGNDDSTAENSQPFGSLAIALGINRQGLIADTSLIAANQENITATPPALSQPVTALQYLPNSSFLGIAGNDLTQFWNQISATLKSDHTLSQLLNQSIVSIQKSWEISLPEEIFSWVQGEYALGMLPRSDRSEPDWIFVAEKSHIADEGIAHLDTVAKQQGFNVGSLPLDNQSIIGWTKLITVPVSNGKTQKVMKLEAQVQGVHTNVGKYEIFASSVEAIDQALKASDNSLLNSEKFQEAIAPLPQPNDGYVYLQWQNIESILERQLPILKVVDVIGKPFLSHVRSLSLTSYGSENNVQHSKIFFQLGNIND from the coding sequence ATGAAACTACGCTTATTTTTCTCTGCCTTGATAGCTGGTGTGCTAGTGCTGCTTTTACTGGGCGCTGGTGGCTTTTACTGGTTGATTTCTAATAGTCCGCTCAATCTCCTCAAAGGTAGTGCTACAAGTAACCCAACGGCTGCTATATTTGTGCCAAAACAAGCACCTGTGATGGTGTCGTTGCTAGTAAATCCAGAACGCTTGGAGGCATTTAGCCAAGTGGTTGCTCCTGTAACACAGCGTAGGCGATCGCGCGCTGAACTTAACCAAATTAAAGAAAGTTTACTAGCAGGCACAGATCTAGAATACTACCGAGATATCCACCCTTGGTTAGGTGACGAAATCACTTGGGCGCTAACGAATCCTGACATTGACCGCAACCGCGATAATGGATTACAACCAGGCTACTTACTAGCAGTTACTACCAAAAATGCTGAACGTAGCCGCGAGTTTTTAGAACTTTTTTGGCAGAAACAAACAGTTGCAGGAGCAAATTTAGTATTTGAACAATATAAAGGTGTAAAGCTGATTTACAGCAATCAGCCGCCATTAGTTAGTGGTAAAGCTAAATCTTTAACAAATCTGACAACCGCAGTAGTGGGCGATCGCTTTGTCTTATTTGGCAATCATCCTAAAGTGTTGCGCGATGCGATTAATAATGTCCAAGTTGCTAATCTCAATGATTCTAGTCAATATCAACAAGCTTTAGAAAAATTAAGCGATCAAAAAATTGGTTTAACATTTGTTAATCTTCCAGCCGTCAAAGCTGGGTTGGGAAATGATGATTCGACAGCAGAAAATTCTCAACCATTTGGAAGTTTAGCGATCGCACTGGGAATAAACCGCCAAGGATTAATAGCAGATACATCTTTAATTGCAGCAAACCAAGAGAATATTACTGCAACTCCTCCAGCTTTGTCTCAGCCAGTTACAGCCTTGCAGTATCTACCAAATTCGAGCTTTCTCGGTATTGCTGGTAACGATTTAACTCAATTTTGGAACCAAATATCAGCAACACTGAAAAGCGATCATACCCTATCGCAGTTACTCAACCAATCAATAGTATCTATACAAAAGTCTTGGGAAATTTCTTTACCAGAAGAGATTTTTAGCTGGGTGCAAGGTGAATATGCTTTAGGAATGCTACCTCGTAGCGATCGCAGCGAACCAGATTGGATATTTGTTGCAGAAAAATCGCATATTGCTGACGAGGGAATTGCTCATTTAGACACTGTTGCCAAGCAGCAAGGATTTAATGTTGGCTCGTTACCATTAGATAATCAATCAATTATCGGTTGGACAAAACTGATCACCGTTCCTGTAAGTAACGGGAAAACTCAAAAGGTGATGAAACTAGAAGCACAAGTTCAAGGAGTCCACACCAACGTAGGGAAATATGAGATTTTCGCTAGTTCTGTAGAAGCAATAGATCAAGCACTCAAAGCAAGCGATAATTCTTTGCTCAATAGTGAAAAATTCCAAGAAGCGATCGCACCTTTACCACAACCCAACGATGGCTATGTATATCTTCAGTGGCAAAATATTGAGTCGATTCTAGAACGCCAATTGCCTATTTTAAAAGTAGTGGATGTGATTGGTAAACCCTTTTTATCTCATGTGCGATCGCTTAGTTTAACCAGCTACGGCAGTGAAAACAATGTCCAACACAGTAAAATATTTTTTCAACTGGGCAACATAAATGACTGA
- a CDS encoding DUF3131 domain-containing protein, whose protein sequence is MMRQSNQRQWSKLTALLLIGTILQYWLPIYLKERSLAQTTSTTTCTALARPLKVQEQRHAAAAWNYFQANYEASTGLVSDRSDIKTSSIWGIGDYISALHTARSLNIISAQEFDQRTQALLTTLAKLPLVSNELPTRSFDTRSLQPVALPSQTTGWSALEIGRLLIALYNLKTCYLEYTNSIDSLVLKWSYLRVVRDGRLSSAVVINNNTEVYPENRLGYEEYAARGFQLWGFEVYRSAVGGKYQTASIEGINVPTKRIRPDINTEVNQYTVSNPFLLYGVELGLDPQMRQLFEPIRRAQTERYRKTGQFTAAGKTVIPSQPDVVNSTVISGNQPWATTDNNGTPVKSDRTVSTAVAFALNALYPEDPYTVELLQATTDLYNPSQGYYEGFSEQTSQPVIAFTSSTNSLILQSLLYRTTNQQPIVSNQPNLNSPWWQAISQGDANRGLPITTTQKVNLISKASGAYWVSNSSYTSPVAFVPSNTATPPQLPTTTNKQPIVPTPTPTKTPSTQPIKQPIATSLPRLTKDADQTAAQIAWKYFERNWNPKTGLVNAVENLQWTTLWDQGSAILGIHAAYQLGLINKQRFNSMMTVLLQTLEKLPLPTTRLPNKAYSTSTAQMRKLNNTPDPKGISGWSVLDLSRFMMGLYVIKTQYPEYSDRVNRIVSRWDLSKLVKNGFLYGGVTGKNNKIEVVQEGRLGYEQYAANILKQWNIQATNALNNPPVKTVEVEGIPLKVDQRNLANSNATNYLTNDPYLLWGLEIGWSDGVKPQVMNLLKAQVKRFERTGILTAVNEDGIDRQPYFLYYSVYSNGEPWQAVNVTGKSFPNLRFLSTKAAFAWSALMNDDPYAKKLRNAVQNLIQPNRGYFSGRYENPQLGVNNAVDVNTNAIILESLLYQARGARPLSLK, encoded by the coding sequence ATGATGCGACAAAGCAACCAGCGTCAGTGGTCAAAACTGACGGCTTTACTTCTGATAGGTACAATATTGCAGTATTGGTTGCCAATTTATTTAAAAGAGCGATCGCTAGCACAAACTACCAGTACAACTACTTGCACAGCATTAGCTAGACCTTTAAAAGTACAAGAACAACGCCATGCTGCGGCAGCGTGGAACTACTTTCAAGCCAATTATGAAGCTAGTACAGGGTTAGTAAGCGATCGCAGTGACATTAAAACATCTTCCATCTGGGGCATCGGAGATTATATTTCAGCTTTACATACAGCACGATCGCTCAACATTATTTCTGCTCAAGAATTTGACCAACGTACACAAGCTTTATTAACAACCTTAGCTAAACTTCCACTGGTGAGTAATGAATTACCTACTAGAAGTTTTGATACTCGCTCATTGCAACCAGTAGCTTTGCCATCTCAAACTACAGGTTGGTCAGCTTTAGAAATTGGACGCTTATTAATAGCTTTATACAACTTAAAAACTTGTTATCTAGAATATACAAATTCTATTGATTCTTTAGTTCTTAAGTGGTCATATCTGCGAGTAGTGCGAGATGGTAGACTTTCTAGCGCCGTAGTAATTAATAACAATACTGAAGTTTATCCTGAAAATCGCTTAGGTTATGAAGAATATGCTGCTCGTGGTTTTCAATTATGGGGATTTGAAGTATATCGTTCTGCTGTAGGTGGTAAATATCAAACTGCCTCGATAGAAGGAATTAATGTACCTACCAAGCGTATTAGACCAGATATAAATACTGAGGTTAATCAGTATACCGTAAGCAATCCCTTCTTACTTTATGGTGTGGAATTGGGTTTAGACCCGCAAATGAGGCAGCTATTTGAACCTATTCGTCGCGCCCAAACTGAACGTTACCGCAAAACTGGACAATTCACAGCAGCAGGAAAAACTGTAATTCCAAGTCAGCCAGATGTTGTTAATAGCACAGTTATTAGTGGCAACCAACCTTGGGCAACTACTGACAATAATGGCACACCTGTAAAAAGCGATCGCACAGTTAGCACCGCAGTAGCTTTTGCACTCAACGCTTTGTATCCCGAAGATCCCTACACTGTTGAATTATTACAGGCAACTACAGACTTATACAACCCATCACAAGGTTACTACGAAGGCTTTTCTGAACAAACAAGTCAACCTGTAATAGCTTTTACTAGCAGCACAAACAGCCTGATTTTGCAATCACTACTATACCGCACCACAAATCAGCAACCGATAGTAAGTAATCAACCTAATCTTAACTCTCCTTGGTGGCAAGCAATTAGCCAAGGAGATGCTAATCGTGGTTTACCTATTACTACCACACAAAAAGTCAATTTAATTAGCAAGGCTTCGGGAGCTTACTGGGTTTCTAATAGTAGTTATACCTCTCCAGTTGCCTTTGTACCATCGAATACAGCAACACCACCTCAATTACCAACCACAACTAATAAACAACCTATTGTACCAACACCAACCCCTACTAAAACTCCATCAACCCAACCAATTAAACAGCCAATTGCTACTTCCTTACCCCGCCTAACTAAAGATGCAGATCAAACTGCTGCCCAAATTGCCTGGAAATATTTTGAGCGCAATTGGAACCCTAAAACTGGGTTAGTCAATGCTGTAGAAAATCTTCAGTGGACAACTTTATGGGATCAAGGTAGTGCCATTTTAGGAATTCATGCTGCTTATCAATTGGGATTAATTAATAAACAACGCTTTAACAGCATGATGACTGTGCTGTTGCAAACATTAGAAAAACTGCCATTACCAACAACTCGCTTACCTAATAAAGCTTATAGTACCAGTACCGCCCAAATGCGTAAATTGAATAATACCCCTGATCCTAAAGGTATAAGTGGCTGGTCAGTACTAGATTTATCAAGATTTATGATGGGATTGTATGTAATTAAAACACAATACCCAGAATATAGCGATCGCGTTAATCGCATTGTCTCACGTTGGGACTTATCCAAACTTGTCAAAAATGGCTTTTTATATGGTGGTGTTACAGGCAAGAATAACAAAATCGAAGTTGTCCAAGAAGGACGCTTAGGTTATGAACAATATGCTGCCAATATTTTAAAACAATGGAATATTCAAGCCACTAATGCCTTAAATAATCCTCCAGTAAAAACGGTTGAGGTTGAGGGTATTCCCCTCAAAGTCGATCAACGTAACCTTGCAAACTCAAATGCTACCAACTACCTAACAAACGATCCTTATTTATTATGGGGATTAGAAATAGGCTGGTCTGATGGTGTCAAGCCACAAGTAATGAACTTATTAAAAGCCCAAGTAAAACGATTTGAACGCACAGGAATTTTAACTGCTGTCAATGAAGATGGCATAGACCGTCAGCCATATTTTTTGTACTATAGCGTTTATTCCAATGGCGAACCTTGGCAAGCAGTGAATGTTACAGGAAAATCTTTTCCTAACTTAAGATTTTTGAGTACAAAAGCAGCATTTGCTTGGTCAGCTTTGATGAATGATGACCCTTATGCTAAAAAGCTCCGAAATGCGGTACAGAACTTAATCCAACCAAATCGTGGTTACTTTTCAGGGCGCTACGAAAATCCTCAATTAGGGGTTAATAATGCAGTTGATGTTAATACCAATGCCATAATTTTAGAAAGCTTGCTTTATCAAGCTAGAGGTGCGCGACCTCTGTCTTTAAAATAG
- the hrcA gene encoding heat-inducible transcriptional repressor HrcA — translation MQVSLTDRQQRILWATIRHYIATAEPVGSKALVEEYNLSVSPATIRSAMGVLEKSGLLYQPHTSAGRVPSDSGYRMYVDKLIKPEDALGRQVEQLFTERLNWDDWSIEALLRGSAQILATLSGYITLITIPQTRTNRLRHLQLVQIDPGRVMLIVVTDAYETQSVLMQLPPAKLGDTQPDTEIIERELQILSNFLNSNLRGRSLLELATLDWSELDREFQQYAVLLKTLLLDLSRRTAKPAATQIMIRGVAEVLRQPEFSELQQVQTLLHLLEDEQDQLWSLIFDWSEQETPGKRVSVRIGAENPLEPMRTCALVSATYHQGSVPVGSVGILGPTRMLYENAIALVESAADYLSDALTEPA, via the coding sequence ATGCAAGTTAGTTTGACAGATCGGCAACAACGTATTCTCTGGGCAACTATCCGTCACTATATAGCAACGGCAGAACCAGTGGGTTCTAAGGCTTTGGTGGAAGAATATAACCTCAGCGTTAGCCCCGCGACGATTCGCAGTGCAATGGGAGTTTTAGAAAAATCAGGATTACTTTATCAGCCTCATACCTCTGCGGGACGAGTACCGTCTGATTCTGGATATCGGATGTATGTTGATAAATTGATTAAACCTGAAGATGCTTTGGGTCGTCAGGTGGAACAGTTATTTACAGAACGTCTAAATTGGGACGATTGGAGTATAGAGGCGCTGCTACGAGGATCAGCGCAAATACTGGCAACACTTAGTGGCTATATTACCCTAATCACAATCCCTCAAACCCGTACTAATCGCTTGCGACATCTACAGCTAGTGCAGATTGATCCAGGGCGGGTAATGCTAATTGTAGTGACAGATGCTTATGAAACTCAGTCTGTGTTAATGCAGTTACCGCCAGCAAAACTAGGTGATACCCAACCGGATACCGAAATTATTGAGCGAGAGTTGCAAATTTTATCTAACTTTTTAAATAGTAATTTGCGGGGGCGATCGCTCTTAGAATTAGCAACACTAGACTGGAGTGAGTTAGACCGAGAATTTCAACAATATGCTGTTTTACTAAAAACTTTGTTGCTAGATTTAAGCCGTCGCACTGCTAAACCTGCTGCAACGCAGATTATGATTCGTGGAGTTGCTGAGGTGTTGCGTCAGCCAGAATTTTCTGAATTGCAACAAGTGCAAACACTTTTACACCTACTGGAAGATGAACAAGATCAGCTATGGTCTTTAATCTTTGATTGGTCTGAACAAGAAACGCCTGGGAAGCGGGTAAGTGTGAGAATTGGCGCAGAAAATCCCTTAGAACCAATGCGGACTTGTGCGCTAGTATCTGCTACTTATCACCAAGGTTCTGTACCAGTAGGTAGTGTAGGGATTTTGGGGCCAACTCGAATGTTATATGAGAATGCGATCGCACTTGTAGAATCTGCCGCAGACTACTTATCTGATGCCCTCACAGAACCAGCATAA
- a CDS encoding alternative oxidase, with the protein MIRFLVGVLVFVINTLYRDRAYQRFYVLETVARVPYFSFLSVLHLYETLGWWRKADWLKVHFAESWNELHHLLIMESLGGNKHWGDRLFAQCTALVYYWVVVALYLFSPRTAYNFMQLVEEHAHHTYDTFVKEHEAELKAAPAPLVAINYYRDGDLYLFDEFQTGVKPESRRPAVDNLYDVFVNIRDDEAEHVKTMLACQKLDAQKTFKSPHTVLSPDDHVVLPPVTNKEVEVELHSANL; encoded by the coding sequence ATGATTAGATTTCTTGTAGGCGTGCTAGTGTTTGTAATTAACACGCTTTATCGCGATCGCGCCTACCAACGCTTTTATGTCCTAGAAACGGTGGCTCGCGTCCCTTATTTTTCCTTTCTATCAGTTTTGCACCTTTATGAAACCCTTGGCTGGTGGCGTAAAGCAGATTGGCTAAAAGTTCACTTTGCTGAATCTTGGAATGAACTGCACCACCTACTCATAATGGAATCTTTAGGTGGAAATAAACATTGGGGCGATCGCTTGTTCGCCCAATGCACAGCACTTGTATACTACTGGGTAGTCGTTGCACTCTACTTGTTCAGTCCCCGCACCGCCTACAACTTCATGCAATTGGTGGAAGAACACGCTCATCACACCTACGACACCTTTGTAAAAGAGCATGAAGCAGAACTTAAAGCGGCTCCCGCTCCCTTAGTTGCGATCAATTACTACAGGGACGGCGACCTGTATCTGTTTGATGAGTTTCAAACTGGCGTAAAACCTGAATCTCGACGACCTGCTGTTGATAATTTGTACGATGTCTTCGTGAATATTAGGGATGACGAAGCAGAACACGTCAAAACTATGTTGGCGTGTCAAAAGCTGGATGCTCAAAAAACTTTCAAGAGTCCTCATACTGTTTTATCACCCGACGATCATGTAGTACTACCTCCAGTAACTAATAAAGAGGTCGAGGTAGAATTACACTCTGCCAATCTCTAA
- a CDS encoding rhodanese-like domain-containing protein, with translation MSAQNFSQPVTQISVEELAQRLAGSTEDLQLVDVREPQEVAIASLEGFDILPLSEYAEWSDQIHSRFDPEKETIVMCHHGIRSATMCQWLMNQGFTNVKNVAGGIDAYSILVDQSIPQY, from the coding sequence ATGTCTGCTCAAAATTTTAGCCAACCTGTTACCCAGATTAGTGTCGAAGAATTAGCCCAACGGTTAGCAGGGTCTACCGAAGACTTGCAATTAGTGGATGTCAGAGAACCACAGGAAGTCGCGATCGCATCTCTAGAAGGATTTGATATCTTACCCTTAAGCGAATATGCAGAATGGTCTGACCAAATCCATAGCCGTTTTGATCCAGAAAAAGAGACAATAGTAATGTGTCATCATGGCATTCGTTCTGCGACTATGTGCCAGTGGCTAATGAATCAAGGTTTTACTAATGTCAAAAATGTAGCTGGCGGTATTGATGCTTACTCAATTTTGGTAGATCAATCAATACCTCAATATTAA